The following coding sequences lie in one Haematobia irritans isolate KBUSLIRL chromosome 3, ASM5000362v1, whole genome shotgun sequence genomic window:
- the LOC142230975 gene encoding uncharacterized protein LOC142230975, with amino-acid sequence MTRDDNDASEEASGADLSSLKQQRSSMKRNISNMHKKVEKDGAKVDSTILECRLQILESYFKQLCHIQTQIETLSPADTSRSDLEELFITAKAKILGLLNKSRSSIPGDTTLMNASIAGISTQSRLPSLKLPRFDGKYGEYKRFISTFNNMVHENQTITPVDKFNYLLNCLSGPALAVVEAFQVSEENYPKALTRLQERYDNKVLIFLEHINTLFDIPKMAKGDSSSLRNIIDTVSAVRGSLLSLGSEADVMNAILVHLVLNKVDADTKQNYDEKQEYKSLPSWDCCYDVLSLRCQFLESHGKRTEFGEKAKLVKPKQNFNRTAHTFVNSNPNCVYCNSTDHYLQTCSSFSAIAVPDRFNFVKRGGLCINCLRKGHMVSKCPSKSRCRFCNSTHHSVLHIFSPDNSGQSTISNTTTVQPSTSNQNPVSLVARSCKRAIIPTAVVLIKDYCGTFQPVRALLDSGSELNFISEETAKRLRLKFRPYSQEVSGIGEVRTRIKFTVSATIKSRISSFQWSSTFAVTPTIASVQPGEYIYTSNWKIPTDIPLADPLFFKPQHIDILLSAEVFFDLLLDGRISLGYGMPNLTNTVFGYIVGGIASTGQARSNFTCNLMVNSLEVDLDKTLKKFWEVEEYEKNPNMLSEEEAACENHFVENVKLDFDGRVVVRLPFKENPKCLGDSFEAARKRFLSLERRLDRDLQLKSMYKEFMDEYLSLGHMSLYNQPLCGTYYIIPHHCVLRPQSTTTKIRVVFDASSRSSSNKSLNDILMVGPTIQQDLITTLFSFRLHKYAFTADISKMYRQFRIDENDRKYQLILWRNQKDEHLKVYQLNTVTYGLSAAPFLAIRSLFFIADKYSHSHPCGSEVLRNDLYVDDVLTGADDLATLAQKKNELVKILSFHGLELAKWNSNNIMFGSNQDAEITIKTSEDEVAKALGMSWKPKEDVFTYRFELPDVMNPTKRSVLSIVSKIYDLLGLLSPIVIRCKILLQEMWVQNIGWDDPLTEHLKSLWLQIKSDLNYIHKVEVPRYVLTSNDTLGEIHGFADASQRAYGCCIYYRVCLKGEYKTTLLIAKSKVAPIKAQSLPRLELCAAVLLNNTWLKIQPKISSFVSSIYFWTDSKIVLQWLKLHSSTLNCFVANRISELQEKTRNVSWRHVPSKSNPADVVSRGCSAEEISNTIWFSGPSFLEEDITKWPGTEEQLNIEILERRKAAVFVANSSEVNIIDDLLDKHSSYIKFIRIIAYIFRIFNRCPAKKDVNISDVIHLSPDELEEGFWRIVAHIQMWCFGADIKSLSNGGLVNPSLQKLSPFVHEMTLGATTVKILRVGGRLSQAPIPYDARFPALLPKDHRFVKLYIEHVHRSHLHAGAKVLLGLLRQKIWIVNARDVVRKVVRNCVHCFHYKPKLMEQLMGNLPSDRLRAQRPFLIAGVDFCGPFMTSYRIRGKVPYKTYIAVFVCFTSKAVHLELVSDLSTNNFILCLKRFVGRRGIPQKLYCDNATNFVGARNQIKELKESLFRDDVVHDMKSLCCQLGFEFCFIPPRAPHFGGLWEAAVKSTKTLLIKNVGKAYLTFEELQTVIIDVEAILNSRPIAPISNDPNDGEALTPGHLLIGSSLVAVPDKHIDSSQSSLLSRWQRVSFLKQQFWQMWSRDYMLSLQQRSKWFKDNNNIKEGQLVLIHEDNTPPQQWLLARVTKPILGRDGKVRVVELKTKSGICTRPIHKVAPLPNNEEV; translated from the coding sequence ATGACGAGAGACGATAATGATGCTTCTGAAGAAGCAAGTGGTGCTGATTTGTCTTCTCTTAAACAGCAACGTAGCTCTATGAAGAGGAATATCAGCAACATGCATAAAAAGGTAGAAAAAGATGGTGCAAAAGTAGATTCCACTATTTTAGAGTGTCGTTTGCAAATTTTGGAATCATACTTCAAACAGTTGTGCCACATCCAAACTCAAATAGAAACACTTAGTCCGGCTGACACATCGAGGAGtgatttggaagaacttttcataACAGCAAAGGCAAAAATATTGGGCCTTCTGAACAAAAGTCGTAGTTCTATACCTGGTGATACTACTTTGATGAATGCTTCAATTGCCGGAATTTCAACACAATCTCGTTTGCCTTCGTTGAAATTGCCTCGTTTTGAtggaaaatatggcgagtataaaagatttatttcgacATTTAACAACATGGTCCATGAAAATCAAACTATTACCCCAGTTgataaattcaattatttattgaacTGTCTCAGTGGTCCCGCTTTGGCAGTTGTTGAAGCTTTTCAAGTGTCAGAGGAAAACTACCCGAAAGCACTAACACGGCTCCAGGAACGTTATGACAATAAGGTATTGATTTTTTTGGAACATATCAACACTCTTTTCGATATTCCGAAAATGGCAAAAGGTGATAGCTCATCATTGCGGAATATTATTGACACTGTTTCGGCTGTTCGTGGTTCTTTGTTGTCGCTTGGGTCTGAAGCAGATGTTATGAACGCAATTTTAGTACATTTGGTTTTGAATAAAGTGGATGCAGATACGAAACAGAATTATGATGAAAAACAAGAATATAAATCGTTGCCCTCTTGGGATTGTTGCTATGATGTTTTGAGTCTTCGTTGTCAATTTCTCGAAAGTCATGGAAAAAGGACAGAATTTGGTGAAAAAGCAAAACTTGTCAAGcccaagcaaaattttaatcgcaCTGCCCATACTTTCGTCAATTCAAATCCAAATTGTGTATATTGTAATTCAACTGATCATTATCTGCAAACTTGTTCTTCGTTTTCGGCAATAGCAGTTCCCGatcgttttaattttgtaaaacgcGGTGGCCTGTGCATTAATTGTCTGCGAAAGGGGCATATGGTTTCAAAATGTCCATCAAAATCACGTTGCAGATTTTGTAATTCAACTCACCACTCAGTGTTGCACATTTTTAGTCCAGACAACTCGGGACAGTCAACCATTTCGAATACTACTACAGTGCAACCTTCAACTAGTAATCAAAATCCAGTTTCGCTTGTGGCTCGCTCATGTAAAAGGGCAATCATTCCGACTGCTGTGGTTCTCATCAAAGATTATTGTGGAACTTTTCAACCGGTAAGAGCTTTACTTGATTCCGGCTCCGAACTCAATTTCATTTCAGAAGAAACTGCAAAAAGGCTTCGGCTTAAATTTCGACCATATTCACAAGAAGTTTCGGGAATTGGAGAAGTTAGAACCAGAATTAAATTTACCGTGTCCGCTACAATAAAATCAAGAATTAGTTCGTTCCAGTGGTCCTCAACTTTTGCTGTTACCCCAACAATTGCATCTGTACAGCCCGGTGAGTACATATATACTTCAAATTGGAAAATTCCCACCGATATACCGTTAGCTGacccattgtttttcaaaccgcaACATATTGACATTCTTTTgagtgctgaagtattttttgatttattacttGATGGTCGAATTTCTCTTGGATATGGTATGCCAAACCTTACCAATACTGTTTTTGGATACATTGTTGGTGGTATCGCAAGTACTGGTCAAGCGAGATCTAATTTTACATGCAATTTGATGGTCAATTCTTTAGAAGTGGATCTTGATaaaactctaaaaaaattttgggaagtaGAAGAATACGAAAAGAATCCCAATATGTTGTCCGAAGAAGAAGCAGCATGTGAAAATCACTTTGTTGAAAATgttaaattagattttgatgGAAGAGTTGTGGTCCGCTTGCCATTTAAAGAAAATCCCAAATGTCTCGGCGATTCGTTCGAAGCTGCTCGAAAACGTTTTTTGTCCCTGGAAAGACGTTTAGATCGTGATCTACAATTGAAGTCAATGTATAAAGAATTCATGGATGAGTATTTGTCCCTGGGTCACATGTCGCTCTATAATCAACCGTTATGTGGTACCTATTACATAATACCACATCATTGTGTTTTGAGACCACAAAGTACTACAACAAAAATTAGAGTTGTATTTGATGCATCTTCTCGTAGTTCGTCAAATAAATCATTGAACGATATTTTGATGGTTGGACCAACAATACAACAAGACCTGATCACCACACTATTTTCGTTTCGTTTACACAAGTATGCTTTTACTGCTGATATTTCTAAAATGTATCGACAATTTCGAATAGATGAAAATGATAGAAAATATCAACTCATATTGTGGAGAAATCAAAAAGATGAACATTTAAAGGTATATCAACTGAATACTGTTACCTACGGTTTATCTGCCGCCCCATTTTTGGCGATTCGTAGTTTGTTTTTCATTGCAGATAAATATTCGCACTCGCATCCTTGTGGTTCTGAAGTTTTGCGCAACGATTTATACGTGGATGATGTACTCACCGGCGCTGACGACCTTGCAACGCTGGCTCAAAAGAAAAACGAGCTAGTAAAAATATTAAGTTTCCATGGCCTTGAGTTAGCAAAATGGAACAGCAATAACATCATGTTCGGTTCAAATCAAGATGCAGAAATCACCATTAAAACAAGTGAAGATGAAGTTGCAAAAGCCTTGGGTATGTCTTGGAAACCCAAGGAGGACGTTTTTACTTACCGATTCGAGTTACCAGATGTGATGAATCCTACAAAAAGATCTGTTTTgtcaattgtatcaaaaatctaTGACTTGCTTGGACTATTGAGCCCCATTGTCATTCGATGCAAAATACTTCTTCAAGAAATGTGGGTGCAAAACATTGGATGGGATGACCCATTAACTGAACATCTTAAATCATTATGGCTCCAAATTAAATCGGATTTAAATTACATACATAAAGTTGAAGTCCCCAGGTATGTTTTAACCTCAAATGATACTCTTGGAGAAATTCACGGATTTGCTGACGCCTCGCAACGAGCATATGGTTGTTGTATTTACTATCGAGTTTGTCTTAAGGGAGAATACAAAACGACCCttttaattgcaaaatccaAAGTGGCCCCAATTAAGGCACAATCACTACCACGGCTCGAATTGTGCGCAGCAGTATTGCTGAATAACACATGGCTCAAAATACaaccaaaaatttcaagttttgtcTCATCGATATATTTTTGGACTGATTCCAAAATCGTACTACAATGGCTTAAATTACATTCGTCGACGTTGAATTGTTTTGTGGCAAATCGTATTTCTGAACTACAGGAGAAAACAAGAAATGTTAGCTGGAGACACGTCCCTTCGAAGAGTAACCCTGCTGATGTGGTTTCGCGTGGATGTAGCGCGGAGGAAATTTCTAATACCATTTGGTTTAGTGGCCCTTCGTTTTTGGAAGAAGATATTACAAAATGGCCCGGAACTGAAGAACAATTGAACATCGAAATTCTCGAACGTAGAAAGGCAGCTGTTTTTGTGGCAAATTCATCAGAAGTCAACATCATAGATGACCTTCTCGATAAGCATTCttcctatattaaatttattagaaTAATTGCTTATATTTTTCGTATATTCAACAGATGTCCTGCTAAGAAAGATGTGAATATTTCTGATGTAATTCATTTGTCCCCAGATGAATTAGAAGAAGGTTTTTGGAGAATTGTGGCTCACATCCAGATGTGGTGTTTTGGTGCCGATATCAAATCACTGAGTAATGGTGGTCTGGTAAACCCATCGCTTCAAAAACTTTCACCATTTGTACATGAGATGACACTTGGAGCAACCACAGTCAAAATTCTTCGTGTTGGTGGTCGTTTGTCCCAAGCGCCCATTCCATATGATGCAAGATTTCCAGCACTATTACCAAAAGACCATCGCTTCGTTAAATTGTATATTGAGCATGTTCATCGCTCACATTTACACGCTGGAGCAAAAGTGTTGTTGGGACTATTGCGCCAGAAAATATGGATTGTAAACGCCAGAGATGTTGTACGCAAAGTTGTTCGCAATTGCGTTCATTGTTTTCATTACAAACCGAAATTGATGGAACAGTTGATGGGAAATTTGCCATCAGATCGACTTCGAGCTCAACGCCCATTTTTGATTGCTGGTGTTGATTTTTGTGGTCCATTCATGACGTCGTACCGTATCCGAGGAAAAGTGCCTTATAAAACATACATAGCTGTATTTGTGTGTTTCACTTCCAAGGCAGTTCATTTAGAACTAGTTTCGGACCTATCGACAAACAATTTCATCTTGTGTCTCAAAAGATTTGTTGGAAGACGTGGCATACCCCAAAAGTTGTATTGCGACAACGCCACTAATTTCGTTGGAGCACGTAACCAAATCaaagaattaaaagaaagtcTTTTTCGAGATGATGTGGTCCACGACATGAAATCACTTTGTTGTCAACTTGGTttcgaattttgttttatacctCCCCGTGCCCCACATTTTGGCGGACTGTGGGAAGCAGCCGTCAAATCTACAAAAACGCTACTTATAAAGAACGTTGGCAAAGCATATCTTACTTTCGAAGAGCTACAAACAGTCATAATTGACGTTGAGGCAATTTTAAATTCGCGCCCCATCGCTCCAATATCAAACGATCCCAATGATGGTGAAGCCCTAACGCCTGGTCATCTGCTTATTGGTTCTTCATTGGTTGCAGTTCCCGATAAACATATCGATTCATCCCAATCATCATTATTGTCTCGGTGGCAAAGGGTctcatttttgaaacaacaattttggcaaatgtgGTCCCGAGATTATATGCTATCTTTACAACAAAGGTCAAAGTGGTTCAAAGACAATAACAACATAAAAGAAGGGCAACTAGTTCTAATACATGAAGACAACACTCCGCCACAACAATGGTTACTAGCTCGTGTTACAAAACCTATTCTAGGCCGTGATGGAAAGGTTCGTGTGGTTGAACTGAAAACTAAATCTGGAATTTGTACTCGGCCAATTCACAAAGTGGCTCCCCTACCAAATAATGAAGAGGTTTGA